From a region of the Haloferax volcanii DS2 genome:
- a CDS encoding NAD(P)/FAD-dependent oxidoreductase, protein MSTQVVVLGSGYAGAGAVTTLEEELGPDAQLTWVAEHDYHLVLHEVHRCIRDPSVESSITIPVDDIKDDSTEFVKGRATDVDVDERAVELEGGDTVDYDYLLVAIGSSTAFFGIEGLEEFAHQLKGLDDAREIHQEIKEAAADASRDDPAQVVIGGAGLSGIQTAAEVAEYRDTNRAPIDIKLVEGMDEIFPGNDPELQGALRRRVEDLDIDILTGDFISKVDEETVFIGGGEDEAPEELDYDVLVWTGGITGQPEASDVELEQDERSHRFFAEEDFQTSDDRVFAVGDCALVEQGPDNVAPPTAQAAWDAADVAGENIARAIAGKPLKRWTFTDKGTVISIGHDAVAHGVKFPVFGEFPVNVFGGPLARTLKKGIAANWIADVTSPKRALSAWNDL, encoded by the coding sequence ATGAGCACGCAGGTCGTCGTTCTCGGCTCGGGGTACGCCGGGGCCGGCGCGGTTACAACCCTCGAAGAAGAGCTCGGTCCGGACGCGCAACTCACGTGGGTCGCCGAACACGACTACCACCTCGTCCTCCACGAGGTCCACCGCTGCATCCGCGACCCGAGCGTCGAGTCCAGCATCACCATCCCGGTCGACGACATCAAAGACGACTCGACGGAGTTCGTCAAGGGTCGCGCGACCGACGTGGACGTCGACGAGCGCGCAGTCGAGCTCGAAGGCGGCGACACCGTCGACTACGACTATCTGCTCGTCGCCATCGGCTCTTCGACCGCCTTCTTCGGTATCGAGGGCCTCGAAGAGTTCGCCCACCAGCTCAAAGGTCTCGACGACGCCCGCGAGATTCACCAGGAGATAAAGGAGGCGGCCGCCGACGCCTCCCGCGACGACCCCGCGCAGGTCGTCATCGGCGGCGCGGGTCTCTCCGGCATCCAGACCGCCGCCGAGGTCGCGGAGTACCGCGACACGAACCGCGCACCCATCGACATCAAACTCGTCGAGGGGATGGACGAAATCTTCCCCGGAAACGACCCCGAACTGCAGGGCGCGCTCCGGCGTCGCGTCGAAGACCTCGACATCGACATCCTCACCGGCGACTTCATCTCGAAGGTCGACGAGGAGACCGTCTTCATCGGCGGCGGCGAGGACGAAGCGCCCGAGGAACTCGACTACGACGTGCTCGTCTGGACCGGCGGCATCACCGGCCAGCCCGAGGCGTCCGACGTGGAGCTCGAACAGGACGAGCGCTCCCATCGCTTCTTCGCTGAGGAGGACTTCCAGACCAGCGACGACCGCGTCTTCGCGGTCGGTGACTGCGCCCTCGTCGAGCAGGGGCCCGACAACGTCGCGCCGCCGACGGCGCAGGCCGCCTGGGACGCCGCTGACGTGGCCGGCGAGAACATCGCCCGGGCCATCGCCGGCAAGCCGCTCAAGCGCTGGACGTTCACCGACAAGGGGACGGTCATCTCCATCGGCCACGACGCCGTCGCCCACGGCGTGAAGTTCCCCGTCTTCGGAGAGTTCCCCGTCAACGTCTTCGGCGGCCCGCTCGCGCGGACGCTGAAGAAGGGCATCGCCGCGAACTGGATTGCAGACGTCACGTCGCCGAAGCGCGCGCTCTCCGCCTGGAACGACCTCTAA
- a CDS encoding nucleoside phosphorylase — protein MNDSEDPNDEVQYHLEVGPADLADAVLLPGNPERVDKVTALWDDHEEKASHREYRTATGSYDGTPISVTSTGIGSPSAAIAVEELARVGADTFIRVGSCGAIQPEMDVGDLVITSGAVRQEGTSKEYVREDYPAVADHEVVSALVAAAERLGYDYHVGLTMSADSFYAGQGRPGFEGFRAAGSDSLVEELREANVKNIEMEAAALLTIANVYGLRAGAVCSVYANRVTGEFRTEGESRAAETASLAVHLLAKMDEVKREAGVDRWHAGLSLD, from the coding sequence ATGAACGACAGTGAGGACCCGAACGACGAGGTCCAGTACCACCTCGAAGTCGGTCCCGCGGACCTCGCCGACGCGGTGTTGCTCCCGGGGAACCCCGAGCGCGTGGACAAGGTGACGGCGCTGTGGGACGACCACGAGGAGAAGGCCTCCCACCGCGAGTACCGGACCGCCACGGGCAGTTACGACGGGACGCCGATTTCGGTTACCTCGACGGGCATCGGGAGTCCCTCGGCTGCCATCGCCGTGGAGGAACTCGCCCGCGTCGGCGCGGACACCTTCATCCGCGTCGGCTCCTGCGGCGCGATTCAGCCCGAAATGGACGTGGGCGACCTCGTCATCACTTCGGGCGCGGTCCGACAGGAGGGCACCTCCAAGGAGTACGTCCGAGAGGACTACCCCGCCGTCGCCGACCACGAGGTCGTCTCGGCGCTCGTCGCGGCCGCGGAACGACTCGGCTACGACTACCACGTCGGCCTCACGATGAGCGCCGACTCCTTCTACGCGGGGCAGGGTCGCCCCGGCTTCGAGGGCTTCCGCGCCGCCGGCTCCGACTCGCTGGTCGAGGAACTCCGCGAGGCGAACGTGAAGAACATCGAGATGGAGGCCGCGGCGCTCCTGACCATCGCCAACGTCTACGGCCTCCGCGCGGGGGCCGTCTGCTCGGTGTACGCGAACCGCGTCACCGGCGAGTTCCGCACCGAAGGCGAATCGCGCGCGGCCGAGACCGCCAGCCTCGCGGTCCACCTCCTCGCGAAGATGGACGAAGTCAAGCGTGAGGCGGGCGTCGACCGCTGGCACGCGGGCCTCAGTCTCGACTAA
- a CDS encoding NAD-dependent epimerase/dehydratase family protein — MNGKRVLVTGGAGFIGSNLANHLADENEVVAVDDLYLGTPENLDDAVEFHDASVLDDDLPTDDVDVVFHLAALSSYKMHEENPTKAARVNVEGFVNTVEQARNDGCDTVVYASTSSIYGSQTEPSPEEMPVEARTGYEASKLARERYAEYFHHHYDMRTAGLRFFSVYQGFGGAEEHKGEFANTVAQFTDKIAAGESPELFGDGTQTRDFTHVDDIVRGIELAADHRLQGIYNLGTGESYSFNEMVDMINEALGTDVEPEYIENPLDVYVHDTKADCTKIREATGWEPKISFEEGLRRVCEPYLDE, encoded by the coding sequence ATGAACGGGAAACGAGTCCTCGTGACCGGCGGTGCCGGCTTCATCGGTTCGAATCTCGCGAACCATCTCGCCGACGAAAACGAGGTCGTCGCCGTCGACGACCTCTACCTCGGCACGCCCGAGAATCTCGACGACGCCGTGGAGTTCCACGACGCGAGCGTGCTCGACGACGACCTCCCGACCGACGACGTGGACGTGGTGTTCCATCTGGCGGCGCTGTCGTCGTACAAGATGCACGAGGAGAACCCGACGAAGGCCGCGCGCGTCAACGTCGAAGGCTTCGTGAACACGGTCGAGCAGGCGCGAAACGACGGCTGTGACACCGTCGTCTACGCCTCAACCTCCTCGATTTACGGCTCGCAGACCGAGCCCTCGCCGGAAGAGATGCCGGTCGAGGCGCGCACGGGCTACGAAGCGTCGAAACTCGCCCGGGAGCGCTACGCGGAGTACTTCCACCACCACTACGATATGCGGACGGCCGGGCTTCGGTTTTTCTCGGTGTATCAGGGCTTCGGCGGCGCGGAGGAACACAAAGGCGAGTTCGCCAACACGGTCGCGCAGTTCACCGACAAAATCGCGGCCGGCGAGTCGCCGGAGCTGTTCGGAGACGGCACCCAGACCCGCGATTTCACCCACGTCGACGACATCGTTCGCGGCATCGAACTCGCCGCCGACCACCGGCTACAAGGCATCTACAACCTCGGCACCGGCGAGAGCTACTCGTTCAACGAGATGGTCGACATGATAAACGAGGCGCTCGGCACCGACGTCGAACCCGAATACATCGAAAACCCCCTCGACGTGTACGTCCACGACACGAAAGCCGACTGCACGAAGATACGCGAGGCGACCGGCTGGGAACCCAAAATCTCCTTCGAGGAGGGCCTCCGGCGCGTCTGCGAACCGTATCTCGACGAGTAG
- the gyrB gene encoding DNA topoisomerase (ATP-hydrolyzing) subunit B, with product MSQDNEYGAGQIQVLEGLEAVRKRPAMYIGSTDSRGLHHLVYEVVDNSIDEALAGHCDAIEVALHEDGSVSVTDNGRGIPVDTHEQYDRPALEVIMTVLHAGGKFDNKSYQVSGGLHGVGVSVVNALSSELEVEVKRDGAVWTHRFEVGEPQVEEFERVRDLEPGEDTGTTIRFWPDDGIFETTEFDFKTLENRLRELAFLNSGVEISLSDERTDESSTFLFEGGIREFVEYLNETKTALHDDVIYYDDESEGIEVEIAMQATDELQGSIHAFANNINTREGGTHLTGFKTALTRVVNDYANTHDMLDDLDGDNLRGEDVREGLTAVISIKHPDPQFEGQTKTKLGNSEVRGIVESVTHQQLGTFFEENPDTATAIISKAVEAARARKAAKQAEELTRRKSALESTSLPGKLADCQSRDPAESELFIVEGDSAGGSAKQGRDRKFQAILPLKGKILNVEKHRLDRILENDEIRALITAIGGGVGDEFDIEKARYQRLILMTDADVDGAHIRTLLLTLLYRHMRPLIEAGYVYAAQPPLYRVRYRGNTYDAMDEAERDRIIEEECNGNPTQVQRFKGLGEMNPDQLWDTTMNPENRVLKRITVEDAAAADRMFNILMGDAVGPRKQFIKDHANDAEWVDI from the coding sequence ATGTCTCAGGATAACGAGTACGGGGCCGGACAGATTCAGGTCCTCGAAGGGCTTGAAGCCGTTCGAAAGCGTCCGGCGATGTACATCGGGTCCACCGATTCTCGCGGACTCCACCACCTCGTCTACGAAGTCGTCGACAACTCCATCGACGAGGCGCTCGCGGGCCACTGCGACGCCATCGAGGTCGCCCTCCACGAGGACGGCTCTGTCAGCGTCACCGACAACGGCCGCGGGATTCCGGTAGATACGCACGAACAGTACGACCGACCCGCGCTGGAGGTCATCATGACCGTCCTCCACGCCGGCGGGAAGTTCGACAACAAGTCCTACCAGGTCTCCGGCGGCCTCCACGGCGTCGGCGTCTCCGTCGTCAACGCGCTGTCGAGCGAACTCGAAGTCGAGGTCAAACGCGACGGCGCGGTGTGGACACACCGCTTCGAGGTGGGCGAGCCGCAGGTCGAGGAGTTCGAGCGCGTGCGCGACCTCGAACCCGGCGAAGACACCGGGACGACCATCCGCTTTTGGCCGGATGACGGTATCTTCGAGACGACCGAGTTCGACTTCAAGACGCTCGAAAACCGCCTGCGAGAGCTCGCGTTCCTCAACTCCGGGGTCGAGATTTCGCTCTCCGACGAGCGGACCGACGAGTCGAGCACGTTCCTCTTCGAGGGCGGCATCCGCGAGTTCGTCGAGTACCTCAACGAGACCAAGACGGCCCTCCACGACGACGTCATCTACTACGACGACGAGTCGGAGGGCATCGAGGTCGAAATCGCCATGCAGGCGACCGACGAACTGCAGGGGTCGATTCACGCCTTCGCCAACAACATCAACACCCGCGAGGGCGGCACGCACCTGACCGGGTTCAAGACGGCGCTCACCCGCGTCGTCAACGACTACGCGAACACCCACGACATGCTGGACGACCTCGACGGCGACAACCTCCGCGGCGAGGACGTGCGCGAGGGACTCACCGCCGTCATCTCCATCAAACACCCCGACCCGCAGTTCGAGGGCCAGACGAAGACCAAACTCGGTAACTCCGAGGTCCGCGGCATCGTCGAGAGCGTCACCCACCAACAGCTCGGGACGTTCTTCGAGGAGAACCCGGACACGGCGACGGCCATCATCTCGAAGGCCGTCGAGGCCGCCCGCGCCCGCAAGGCCGCGAAGCAGGCCGAGGAGCTCACCCGCCGCAAGTCCGCGCTCGAATCCACCTCGCTGCCGGGGAAGCTCGCGGACTGTCAGAGCCGCGACCCCGCCGAGTCCGAGCTGTTCATCGTGGAGGGCGACTCCGCGGGCGGCTCGGCCAAGCAGGGCCGCGACCGCAAATTCCAGGCGATTTTACCCCTCAAGGGGAAGATTCTGAACGTCGAGAAACACCGTCTCGACCGCATCCTCGAAAACGACGAGATACGGGCGCTCATCACCGCCATCGGCGGCGGCGTCGGCGACGAGTTCGACATCGAGAAGGCGCGCTACCAGCGGCTCATCCTGATGACCGACGCCGACGTCGACGGCGCGCACATCCGGACGCTGCTTCTCACGCTCCTGTACCGCCACATGCGCCCGCTCATCGAGGCCGGCTACGTGTACGCGGCCCAACCGCCGCTGTACCGCGTCCGCTACCGCGGCAACACCTACGACGCGATGGACGAGGCCGAGCGGGACCGCATCATCGAGGAGGAATGCAACGGCAACCCCACGCAGGTCCAACGGTTCAAGGGACTCGGTGAGATGAACCCCGACCAGCTGTGGGACACGACGATGAACCCCGAAAACCGCGTCCTCAAGCGCATCACCGTCGAGGACGCCGCCGCCGCCGACCGGATGTTCAACATTCTGATGGGCGACGCCGTCGGGCCGCGAAAGCAGTTCATCAAGGACCACGCGAACGACGCCGAATGGGTAGACATCTAA
- the rocF gene encoding arginase encodes MERNVRILGAPTDYGANRRGVDMGPSAIRYAGLAGELESAGVSPTDAGDLAVPHHATRDADAGATNAKHVKEVEEVTRSLADAVSTALAEGTTPLALGGDHSIAIGSLVGSARDADIGVIWFDAHGDFNTPSTSPSGNVHGMPLAAALGIGDFAGVEWANAAGLKEENVAIVGLRSVDDAEAEAIRDSDVTVYTMSDIDERGITDVTNDALDVATDGTDGVHISLDLDWLDPREAPGVGTPVRGGVTYREAHAAMELVARSEAMRSFELVEVNPILDEHNETATLATELAASAFGKRIL; translated from the coding sequence ATGGAACGGAACGTCAGAATTCTGGGTGCACCGACGGACTACGGTGCCAATCGACGCGGGGTGGACATGGGTCCCTCCGCGATTCGATACGCTGGACTCGCGGGGGAACTGGAGTCCGCGGGCGTCTCACCGACTGACGCCGGCGACCTCGCGGTCCCGCATCACGCGACGCGGGACGCCGACGCCGGGGCGACGAACGCGAAGCACGTCAAGGAAGTCGAAGAGGTGACGCGGAGCCTCGCCGACGCCGTCTCGACCGCGCTCGCCGAGGGGACGACCCCGCTCGCGCTCGGCGGCGACCACTCCATCGCCATCGGCTCGCTGGTCGGCAGCGCCCGCGACGCCGACATCGGCGTCATCTGGTTCGACGCTCACGGCGACTTCAACACGCCGAGCACCTCGCCGTCCGGCAACGTCCACGGCATGCCGCTGGCCGCCGCGCTCGGCATCGGTGACTTCGCGGGCGTCGAGTGGGCGAACGCCGCCGGCCTCAAAGAGGAGAACGTCGCTATCGTCGGCTTGCGCTCCGTCGACGACGCGGAGGCCGAGGCGATTCGCGACAGCGACGTGACGGTGTACACGATGTCGGACATCGATGAGCGCGGCATCACCGACGTGACGAACGACGCCCTCGACGTGGCGACCGACGGGACCGACGGCGTCCACATCAGCCTCGACCTCGACTGGCTCGACCCCCGCGAGGCCCCCGGGGTCGGGACGCCCGTCCGCGGCGGCGTGACCTACCGCGAAGCCCACGCGGCGATGGAACTCGTCGCCCGCTCGGAGGCCATGCGCTCGTTCGAACTCGTGGAGGTCAACCCCATCCTCGACGAGCACAACGAGACTGCGACGCTCGCGACCGAACTCGCCGCAAGCGCCTTCGGCAAGCGCATCCTCTGA
- a CDS encoding Rrf2 family transcriptional regulator, which translates to MSSIELTSSQKTILTALINLYRDSEDAVKGEDIAAEVNRNPGTIRNQMQSLKALQLVEGVPGPKGGYKPTANAYEALDVDKMDEPAFVPLFHNDEEVEGVNVDEIDLSSVHHPELCRAEIHVQGSVREFHEGDKIRVGPTPLSKLVIDGTLDGKDDTSNILILRIDDMQAPVGEPQH; encoded by the coding sequence ATGTCATCAATCGAGCTCACGTCGAGTCAGAAAACTATCTTGACTGCACTCATCAACCTCTATCGGGACTCCGAAGACGCCGTAAAAGGTGAGGATATCGCGGCCGAAGTCAACCGAAACCCCGGCACCATCCGAAACCAGATGCAGAGCCTGAAGGCACTCCAGTTGGTCGAGGGCGTCCCCGGTCCGAAGGGCGGTTACAAGCCGACCGCGAACGCCTACGAGGCGCTCGACGTGGACAAGATGGACGAGCCCGCGTTCGTCCCTCTGTTCCACAACGACGAGGAAGTCGAAGGCGTCAACGTCGACGAAATCGACCTCTCCAGCGTCCACCACCCCGAGCTGTGCCGCGCCGAGATTCACGTGCAGGGCTCCGTCCGCGAGTTCCACGAGGGCGACAAGATTCGCGTCGGTCCGACGCCCCTCTCGAAGCTCGTCATCGACGGCACGCTCGACGGCAAGGACGACACGAGCAACATCCTCATCCTCCGCATCGACGACATGCAGGCACCCGTCGGCGAACCCCAGCACTAA
- the gyrA gene encoding DNA gyrase subunit A, with amino-acid sequence MSSDAPDSFEPGAGIAAEVKNARIEDEMEQSYIDYAMSVIAGRALPDVRDGLKPVHRRILYAMHQAGVTSNSSHRKSSSIVGETMGDYHPHGDSAIYDTLARMAQDFSMRYPLVDGQGNFGSVDGDPPAAMRYTEARMSPIAEELLDDIDKDTVDFQSNYDDRKQEPTVLPSSFPNLLVNGSSGIAVGMSTNIPPHNLGEVVDATVELIENPDATVADLMEHIKGPDFPTGANIVGRNAVHKAYKTGRGRVRVRADYDVFEEEGRIVINELPYQENKARLIERIADDVNEGKIEGIRDIRDESDRDGIRVVIELKRGVMAEVVKNQLLDNHLESTFGVINLALVDGQPQVLTLKETLEHYLDHRRDVVRRRSEYELAEAEDRAHILDGRLKALDNIDDVVETIRNSESRDDAKAALRGEVEVEVGGEPLPTFDFSEEQANHIVSMQLGSLTSMEAAEIEAEYEDVQATIERLETILGDQSELDAVIESELLDIKDEYADDRRTSFVANTGEVTRADLIPEEDVVVVVSEDDYIKRMPVSRFRDQHRGGKGIIGTDLKEGDNVSSVFVTNTHDDLLCFTNHGQVYQLKAYQVPEMSRTARGKSAVNLLDFDDGEEITAVVNCDDLEDIEGYLTMVTRNGYIKRTGTDRFQNILSTGIIATKLDEGDELVDVEVTGGESDLVIGTERGMSIRFDEDEVRAMGRSARGVRGIKLEGDDVVAGVAAIDEDHHSWILTVTENGYGKRTDLDAYRTQSRNGKGLIDIKANERNGPVCAINTVGEGDHLVVMSDEGQILRTPVEDISTVGRNTMGVIVMDLDEGDDVASVDVIPAAMTTEGEELDDADSVEEDAETDAKADAKADADDE; translated from the coding sequence ATGAGTTCTGACGCACCAGATTCGTTCGAACCGGGCGCGGGTATCGCGGCCGAAGTCAAGAACGCGCGCATCGAAGACGAGATGGAGCAGTCGTACATCGACTACGCGATGTCGGTCATCGCGGGGCGGGCGCTGCCCGACGTACGCGACGGCCTGAAGCCGGTCCACCGGCGCATCCTGTATGCGATGCATCAGGCCGGCGTGACCTCCAACTCGTCGCACCGCAAGTCCTCGTCCATCGTGGGCGAGACGATGGGTGACTACCACCCCCACGGCGACTCCGCCATCTACGACACCCTCGCGCGCATGGCGCAGGACTTCTCCATGCGCTACCCGCTCGTCGACGGCCAGGGTAACTTCGGCTCCGTCGACGGCGACCCGCCGGCCGCGATGCGCTACACGGAGGCGCGGATGTCCCCCATCGCCGAGGAACTCCTCGACGACATCGACAAGGACACCGTCGACTTCCAGTCGAACTACGACGACCGCAAGCAGGAGCCGACGGTGCTGCCGTCGTCGTTCCCGAACCTGCTCGTCAACGGGTCGTCCGGCATCGCGGTCGGGATGTCCACGAACATCCCGCCGCACAACCTCGGTGAGGTCGTCGACGCCACCGTCGAACTCATCGAGAACCCCGACGCGACCGTCGCGGACCTGATGGAACACATCAAGGGGCCGGACTTCCCGACCGGCGCGAACATCGTCGGCCGCAACGCGGTCCACAAGGCGTACAAGACGGGTCGCGGTCGCGTCCGCGTCCGCGCCGACTACGACGTGTTCGAGGAAGAAGGCCGCATCGTCATCAACGAACTCCCGTATCAGGAGAACAAGGCCCGCCTCATCGAGCGCATCGCCGACGACGTGAACGAGGGTAAAATCGAAGGCATCCGCGACATCCGCGACGAGTCCGACCGCGACGGCATCCGCGTCGTCATCGAACTCAAGCGCGGCGTGATGGCCGAGGTCGTCAAGAACCAGCTGCTCGACAACCACCTCGAATCCACGTTCGGCGTCATCAACCTCGCGCTCGTCGACGGACAGCCGCAGGTGCTGACGCTCAAGGAGACGCTCGAACACTACCTCGACCACCGCCGCGACGTGGTTCGCCGGCGCTCCGAGTACGAACTCGCCGAGGCCGAAGACCGCGCGCACATCCTCGACGGCCGCCTGAAGGCCCTCGACAACATCGACGACGTGGTCGAGACCATCCGCAACTCCGAGAGTCGCGACGACGCGAAGGCCGCGCTCCGCGGCGAGGTCGAAGTCGAAGTCGGCGGTGAACCGCTGCCGACGTTCGACTTCTCCGAGGAGCAGGCGAACCACATCGTCTCGATGCAGCTCGGCTCGCTCACCTCGATGGAGGCGGCCGAAATCGAAGCCGAGTACGAGGACGTGCAGGCGACCATCGAGCGCCTCGAAACCATCCTCGGCGACCAGTCGGAACTCGACGCCGTCATCGAGTCCGAACTGCTCGACATCAAAGACGAGTACGCCGACGACCGGCGGACCTCGTTCGTCGCCAACACCGGCGAGGTCACCCGCGCCGACCTCATCCCCGAGGAGGACGTGGTCGTCGTCGTCAGCGAGGACGACTACATCAAGCGGATGCCGGTCTCCCGGTTCCGCGACCAGCACCGCGGCGGCAAGGGCATCATCGGGACGGACCTCAAGGAAGGCGACAACGTCTCGTCGGTGTTCGTCACGAACACCCACGACGACCTGCTCTGTTTCACCAACCACGGGCAGGTCTACCAACTCAAGGCCTACCAGGTCCCCGAGATGTCGCGGACCGCCCGCGGGAAGTCGGCGGTCAACCTCCTCGACTTCGACGACGGCGAGGAGATTACGGCCGTCGTCAACTGCGACGACCTCGAAGATATCGAGGGCTATCTAACGATGGTGACCCGGAACGGCTACATCAAGCGGACCGGTACCGACCGCTTCCAGAACATCCTCTCGACGGGCATCATCGCCACCAAACTCGACGAGGGCGACGAACTCGTCGACGTGGAGGTCACGGGCGGCGAAAGCGACCTCGTCATCGGCACCGAACGGGGAATGTCCATCCGCTTCGACGAGGACGAGGTGCGCGCGATGGGGCGCTCGGCCCGCGGCGTCCGCGGCATCAAACTCGAAGGCGACGACGTGGTCGCCGGCGTAGCAGCCATCGACGAGGACCACCACAGCTGGATTCTCACCGTCACCGAGAACGGCTACGGGAAGCGCACGGACCTCGACGCCTACCGCACGCAGTCCAGAAACGGCAAGGGTCTCATCGACATCAAGGCAAACGAGCGGAACGGCCCGGTCTGCGCCATCAACACCGTCGGCGAGGGCGACCACCTCGTCGTCATGTCCGACGAGGGGCAGATTCTCCGGACCCCCGTCGAGGACATCTCGACGGTCGGCCGCAACACGATGGGCGTCATCGTGATGGACCTCGACGAGGGCGACGACGTGGCCTCCGTCGACGTGATTCCGGCCGCGATGACGACCGAAGGCGAGGAACTGGACGACGCGGACAGCGTGGAAGAGGACGCGGAAACCGACGCGAAAGCCGACGCGAAAGCCGACGCGGACGACGAGTAA
- a CDS encoding NUDIX domain-containing protein has translation MSTPREAPAPHDLAAGVVVLRENSVLAVYEKDRWGLPKGGSEPGEFFFETAAREAAEETGVEVEIQSLAFTSEIRAPDHRIYLQRFYHATPVADDPTPSPSDPDDEIEAAKFLPLTALGSTLTYRPRVEPLRDWLRDRKPRHYTYDLTREPSDVEK, from the coding sequence ATGTCGACGCCGAGAGAAGCCCCCGCGCCGCACGACCTCGCCGCCGGCGTCGTCGTCCTCCGGGAGAACTCCGTGCTCGCGGTCTACGAGAAGGACCGCTGGGGACTGCCGAAAGGCGGCTCCGAACCCGGTGAGTTCTTCTTCGAGACCGCCGCCCGCGAGGCCGCAGAGGAGACCGGCGTCGAAGTCGAAATCCAGTCGCTCGCCTTCACGAGCGAGATTCGCGCTCCGGACCACCGCATCTATCTCCAGCGGTTCTACCACGCGACGCCCGTCGCCGACGACCCGACGCCGTCGCCGAGCGACCCCGACGACGAAATCGAGGCGGCGAAGTTCCTCCCGCTGACCGCCCTCGGGTCGACGCTCACCTACCGGCCGCGGGTCGAACCGCTCCGCGACTGGCTCCGGGACCGCAAGCCGCGACACTACACCTACGACCTGACCAGAGAACCCTCGGACGTGGAGAAGTAG